A genomic segment from Nicotiana tabacum cultivar K326 chromosome 9, ASM71507v2, whole genome shotgun sequence encodes:
- the LOC107783210 gene encoding histone H4, which produces MSGRGKGGKGLGKGGAKRHRKVLRDNIQGITKPAIRRLARRGGVKRISGLIYEETRGVLKIFLENVIRDAVTYTEHARRKTVTAMDVVYALKRQGRTLYGFGG; this is translated from the coding sequence ATGTCTGGACGTGGTAAGGGAGGCAAGGGATTGGGCAAAGGAGGAGCAAAGAGGCACAGGAAAGTTCTAAGGGATAACATCCAGGGAATTACAAAGCCAGCTATTCGTAGACTTGCTCGTAGGGGTGGTGTCAAGCGTATTTCTGGGTTGATTTATGAGGAGACACGTGGAGTGCTTAAGATCTTTTTGGAGAATGTGATTCGTGATGCTGTTACCTACACTGAGCACGCTAGGAGAAAGACTGTTACTGCTATGGATGTTGTGTACGCTCTCAAGAGGCAGGGAAGGACCTTGTATGGATTTGGAGGTTAA